Proteins from one Nicotiana tabacum cultivar K326 chromosome 23, ASM71507v2, whole genome shotgun sequence genomic window:
- the LOC107809717 gene encoding SNF2 domain-containing protein CLASSY 4-like isoform X1, giving the protein MNKGTKTFLKSPFQYICISLLLYLSLSFLTVSLPLQNQKTPPTHPPLYLRLSHAKVSSRKSLFSVLFLYLSFYISVYIQSLFYCISPSSFTLFQELKKLLVLDFFIIQKFTLYPVFWKMDSRAASFPRRRTRQQWDKYFVEVIEKKRLSQSGNPPQSSSTCSVNIGDDVTASGDMRESSSATGKLTKENTSCGVDNRKIGKWSEGESMVRSLDKGKKRMDNGNRKLSPGTCESMTKQIFVQEISDDDVDEEEEEEDSDPVVVITGESAAASALNTGSGSGSWSNCVGLRSPIVATADEVVSSTSSMCRTRGPSELHKSEEPTDFEESEDDCVKSQESSDDTTESSESESEASSDEDNDDPEDKDYRVNEPSSSSESDDNIDDVSCHIELQDNEEGKGSNIRIGLDDDIDGRKESEDDDPVEQQENGEGKGESNEGLIPQLVVEGEKHRGRAYLLRPRSLSKSKKRKLNHGNCSSPILLSDDEESESPFEEGTDADDSTRDAAQKDKVDDLVKKVAEKEKADDSVKNAAQKDRKTRKKCILKDLDFVKFVVDSIINVDDHDKLASPEGKEQFPVKETLPLIFRFEDEDPLLQEKEEWEKEIDNLFAEMDMGILESCIGFTNPSLGEKVSGCQMGSHHLILDEQIGLICKVCSHVHLESKYIYPAFAERTRGRHERTYFGESSPFFDVDGFRFDDPSAVHDSAIYVEGTVWDLVPLHAKATMYPHQREGFEFMWKNIAGDIYLEKLSEPLSASRGGCIISHPPGTGKTRLTIVFLQAFLKQFPKCRPVIIAPPKLLSNWEVEFQKWEADIPFHNLNNNDFSCQEDEVTVGLYHCLSRAGRKNKHHIRMVKLKSWAKSKSVLGISYDLFEKLTGEYGDGYAKEIREILLTLPGLVVLEEGHTPRNEQSLLYKAMTKVETQRRILLSGTVFQNNFKELYNTLRVVSPKFAAESEQKWASLSNSIDTNSRALEELRDMIAPLIHICSENVKMKSLPGIRDTLVYLKPTDLQKKLLNMIPEYPGSFDFRNMVSLISVHPSLVANKKVFSDLESQLNERECRLDPNTGVKTKFVVELIRLCDGMRERVIVFSQLLDPLRLIKEQLNSLFHWTLGREILYMDGELDVKQRQKSISSLNDPKSDAKVLLASITACSEGINLIGASRVVLLDVHWNPSVEQQAVSRAYRNGQTKFVHVYCPVASKWEVNKIEQQTRKKYHSGVLLSRNEVNTCKTNPSCSVLEDNILESMVQNESLRHIFEELPYEPRAYGFSSCNQPSKASI; this is encoded by the exons ATGAACAAAGGAACCAAAACATTCCTTAAAAGCCCGTTTCAGTATATATGTATCTCTCTGCTTTTATACCTTTCCCTCTCTTTTCTGACTGTTTCTCTTCCTCTACAAAACCAAAAAACACCACCCACCCACCCGCCTCTCTATCTCCGCCTGTCTCACGCAAAAGTTTCTTCCCGAAAAAGTCTCTTTTCTGTTCTCTTTCTCTATCTCTCGTTCTATATTAGTGTATACATTCAAAGTCTATTTTATTGTATTAGTCCCTCAAGTTTTACTCTGTTTCAAGAACTCAAAAAGCTCTTGGTTCTTGATTTCTTCATTATACAAAAGTTCACTCTTTATCCAG TATTCTGGAAGATGGATTCAAGGGCAGCCTCTTTTCCAAGGAGGAGGACTAGACAACAATGGGATAAATATTTCGTCGAGGTAATTGAGAAGAAGAGGTTGAGTCAAAGTGGTAATCCTCCTCAGTCTTCTAGTACTTGTTCTGTGAATATTGGAGATGATGTTACAGCTTCTGGTGATATGAGGGAATCATCTAGTGCAACAGGAAAACTGACTAAAGAAAACACAAGTTGTGGAGTTGACAAcagaaaaattggaaaatggtCAGAAGGTGAAAGTATGGTAAGAAGTTTGGACAAAGGTAAAAAAAGGATGGACAATGGGAATAGAAAGCTCAGTCCAGGAACTTGTGAGTCCATGACGAAACAGATTTTCGTCCAGGAAATAtctgatgatgatgttgatgaggaggaggaggaggaggacagTGATCCTGTTGTTGTTATCACTGGGGAGTCTGCTGCGGCGTCTGCTTTAAATACTGGATCAGGTTCAGGATCTTGGTCCAATTGTGTTGGGTTAAGGAGTCCTATTGTCGCTACAGCAGATGAGGTTGTTTCATCTACCTCAAGTATGTGTAGGACACGGGGCCCTAGTGAGTTGCATAAATCAGAGGAGCCAACTGATTTTGAGGAATCAGAGGACGATTGTGTAAAATCACAAGAGTCTAGTGATGATACAACAGAATCTTCTGAGTCAGAGTCTGAAGCTTCTAGCGATGAGGATAATGATGACCCCGAAGATAAGGATTATCGGGTGAATGAGCCATCAAGTTCTAGCGAATCAGATGACAACATTGATGATGTGAGTTGTCATATAGAGCTTCAAGACAatgaagaaggaaaaggatcTAATATAAGAATTGGTTTGGATGATGACATTGATGGAAGAAAGGAATCAGAAGATGATGATCCTGTAGAGCAACAAGAAAATGGAGAAGGAAAAGGGGAGTCAAATGAGGGGCTAATACCTCAGCTTGTTGTTGAGGGTGAAAAGCACAGGGGCCGAGCATATCTTCTTCGTCCACGCTCACTTTCTAAGTCAAAAAAGAGGAAGTTAAACCATGGAAATTGTAGTAGCCCCATTCTTCTCAGTGATGACGAGGAGTCTGAATCCCCATTTGAAGAGGGCACAGACGCTGATGACTCGACACGAGATGCTGCTCAAAAGGACAAGGTTGATGACTTGGTGAAAAAGGTTGCTGAAAAGGAAAAGGCTGATGACTCTGTGAAAAATGCTGCTCAAAAGGACAGAAAGACTCGGAAGAAGTGTATTCTTAAGGATCTCGACTTTGTGAAGTTTGTTGTTGATTCTATTATAAATGTTGATGATCATGATAAACTTGCTTCTCCTGAAGGGAAGGAACAGTTTCCTGTCAAAGAAACACTTCCGTTGATCTTCCGGTTTGAAGACGAGGATCCTCTCCTCCAGgagaaagaagaatgggaaaAAGAAATCGACAATTTATTTGCTGAAATGGACATGGGTATCTTAGAATCATGCATTGGCTTCACAAATCCATCTTTG GGTGAGAAAGTTAGCGGCTGTCAGATGGGGAGCCACCATCTTATTTTAGATGAACAAATTGGACTCATCTGTAAAGTTTGTTCACATGTGCATCTGGAGAGCAAGTACATCTACCCTGCTTTT GCTGAGAGAACCCGCGGGAGGCATGAAAGAACGTATTTCGGAGAGTCGTCACCATTCTTCGATGTTGACGGGTTTAGATTTGATGATCCTTCTGCAGTCCATGATTCTGCTATTTATGTGGAAGGAACTGTGTGGGATTTAGTTCCTCTGCATGCCAAAGCAACAATGTATCCTCATCAACGTGAAGGATTTGAGTTCATGTGGAAAAATATTGCTGGAGATATATACCTTGAGAAGCTGAGCGAGCCTTTATCTGCTAGTAGGGGAGGATGCATAATCTCACATCCACCTGGAACCGGAAAAACCCGTCTGACCATAGTATTTCTTCAGGCATTTCTGAAGCAGTTTCCAAAGTGTCGGCCTGTAATCATAGCTCCGCCCAAGTTGCTGTCTAACTGGGAAGTCGAGTTCCAGAAATGGGAGGCGGACATTCCCTTCCACAACTTGAACAACAATGATTTCTCGTGCCAAGAAGATGAAGTCACGGTTGGTCTCTACCACTGTTTATCACGTGCCGGAAGAAAAAACAAACACCATATACGTATGGTGAAGCTGAAATCCTGGGCTAAAAGTAAGAGTGTATTGGGGATCAGCTATGACTTGTTCGAGAAGCTCACGGGAGAATATGGAGATGGTTATGCCAAAGAGATTAGAGAAATACTTCTAACATTACCTGGTCTTGTAGTCCTTGAAGAAGGGCATACTCCTCGGAATGAGCAAAGCCTTCTGTATAAAGCTATGACTAAGGTTGAAACGCAGAGGCGCATACTTTTGTCTGGAACTGTCTTCCAGAATAACTTTAAAGAGTTGTACAACACCCTCCGCGTAGTTAGTCCAAAGTTTGCTGCAGAATCTGAGCAGAAATGGGCTTCTCTTAGCAATTCTATTGACACGAATTCCCGAGCATTGGAAGAGCTTAGGGATATGATTGCACCACTAATCCATATATGTAGTGAAAATGTGAAGATGAAAAGCCTTCCGGGTATAAGGGACACACTGGTATACTTGAAGCCCACAGATCTGCAGAAGAAGTTGCTCAATATGATTCCAGAGTATCCAGGCTCATTTGACTTTCGAAATATGGTGTCTCTGATCTCTGTTCATCCTTCATTAGTGGCAAATAAGAAGGTGTTCTCTGACTTAGAAAGTCAGCTAAATGAAAGAGAATGTCGGTTGGATCCAAATACTGgagtgaaaacaaaatttgtcgtTGAACTAATCCGACTCTGTGATGGCATGAGAGAGAGGGTTATAGTATTCAGCCAGTTACTTGATCCTCTAAGACTGATCAAGGAGCAACTCAATTCTCTCTTTCACTGGACTTTAGGCCGAGAGATTCTATATATGGATGGGGAACTTGACGTAAAGCAGCGCCAGAAATCAATAAGTTCTCTTAATGATCCTAAGAGTGATGCGAAAGTGCTGCTCGCATCAATAACGGCCTGTTCGGAAGGAATAAATCTTATAGGGGCCTCACGAGTAGTTTTGCTTGATGTTCACTGGAATCCCTCGGTCGAACAGCAAGCCGTCAGTCGAGCCTACAGGAATGGTCAGACTAAATTTGTGCATGTTTACTGTCCAGTGGCATCGAAATGGGAGGTTAACAAGATCGAACAGCAGACGAGGAAAAAATATCATTCTGGTGTACTTTTGTCTAGGAATGAAGTGAATACTTGCAAGACAAATCCTTCTTGTTCTGTGCTTGAGGACAACATACTAGAATCCATGGTTCAGAATGAGAGTCTCCGTCATATTTTTGAAGAGCTACCTTATGAACCCCGTGCCTATGGCTTTAGTTCTTGTAACCAACCTTCAAAAGCGAGCATTTAG
- the LOC107809717 gene encoding SNF2 domain-containing protein CLASSY 4-like isoform X2, producing the protein MDSRAASFPRRRTRQQWDKYFVEVIEKKRLSQSGNPPQSSSTCSVNIGDDVTASGDMRESSSATGKLTKENTSCGVDNRKIGKWSEGESMVRSLDKGKKRMDNGNRKLSPGTCESMTKQIFVQEISDDDVDEEEEEEDSDPVVVITGESAAASALNTGSGSGSWSNCVGLRSPIVATADEVVSSTSSMCRTRGPSELHKSEEPTDFEESEDDCVKSQESSDDTTESSESESEASSDEDNDDPEDKDYRVNEPSSSSESDDNIDDVSCHIELQDNEEGKGSNIRIGLDDDIDGRKESEDDDPVEQQENGEGKGESNEGLIPQLVVEGEKHRGRAYLLRPRSLSKSKKRKLNHGNCSSPILLSDDEESESPFEEGTDADDSTRDAAQKDKVDDLVKKVAEKEKADDSVKNAAQKDRKTRKKCILKDLDFVKFVVDSIINVDDHDKLASPEGKEQFPVKETLPLIFRFEDEDPLLQEKEEWEKEIDNLFAEMDMGILESCIGFTNPSLGEKVSGCQMGSHHLILDEQIGLICKVCSHVHLESKYIYPAFAERTRGRHERTYFGESSPFFDVDGFRFDDPSAVHDSAIYVEGTVWDLVPLHAKATMYPHQREGFEFMWKNIAGDIYLEKLSEPLSASRGGCIISHPPGTGKTRLTIVFLQAFLKQFPKCRPVIIAPPKLLSNWEVEFQKWEADIPFHNLNNNDFSCQEDEVTVGLYHCLSRAGRKNKHHIRMVKLKSWAKSKSVLGISYDLFEKLTGEYGDGYAKEIREILLTLPGLVVLEEGHTPRNEQSLLYKAMTKVETQRRILLSGTVFQNNFKELYNTLRVVSPKFAAESEQKWASLSNSIDTNSRALEELRDMIAPLIHICSENVKMKSLPGIRDTLVYLKPTDLQKKLLNMIPEYPGSFDFRNMVSLISVHPSLVANKKVFSDLESQLNERECRLDPNTGVKTKFVVELIRLCDGMRERVIVFSQLLDPLRLIKEQLNSLFHWTLGREILYMDGELDVKQRQKSISSLNDPKSDAKVLLASITACSEGINLIGASRVVLLDVHWNPSVEQQAVSRAYRNGQTKFVHVYCPVASKWEVNKIEQQTRKKYHSGVLLSRNEVNTCKTNPSCSVLEDNILESMVQNESLRHIFEELPYEPRAYGFSSCNQPSKASI; encoded by the exons ATGGATTCAAGGGCAGCCTCTTTTCCAAGGAGGAGGACTAGACAACAATGGGATAAATATTTCGTCGAGGTAATTGAGAAGAAGAGGTTGAGTCAAAGTGGTAATCCTCCTCAGTCTTCTAGTACTTGTTCTGTGAATATTGGAGATGATGTTACAGCTTCTGGTGATATGAGGGAATCATCTAGTGCAACAGGAAAACTGACTAAAGAAAACACAAGTTGTGGAGTTGACAAcagaaaaattggaaaatggtCAGAAGGTGAAAGTATGGTAAGAAGTTTGGACAAAGGTAAAAAAAGGATGGACAATGGGAATAGAAAGCTCAGTCCAGGAACTTGTGAGTCCATGACGAAACAGATTTTCGTCCAGGAAATAtctgatgatgatgttgatgaggaggaggaggaggaggacagTGATCCTGTTGTTGTTATCACTGGGGAGTCTGCTGCGGCGTCTGCTTTAAATACTGGATCAGGTTCAGGATCTTGGTCCAATTGTGTTGGGTTAAGGAGTCCTATTGTCGCTACAGCAGATGAGGTTGTTTCATCTACCTCAAGTATGTGTAGGACACGGGGCCCTAGTGAGTTGCATAAATCAGAGGAGCCAACTGATTTTGAGGAATCAGAGGACGATTGTGTAAAATCACAAGAGTCTAGTGATGATACAACAGAATCTTCTGAGTCAGAGTCTGAAGCTTCTAGCGATGAGGATAATGATGACCCCGAAGATAAGGATTATCGGGTGAATGAGCCATCAAGTTCTAGCGAATCAGATGACAACATTGATGATGTGAGTTGTCATATAGAGCTTCAAGACAatgaagaaggaaaaggatcTAATATAAGAATTGGTTTGGATGATGACATTGATGGAAGAAAGGAATCAGAAGATGATGATCCTGTAGAGCAACAAGAAAATGGAGAAGGAAAAGGGGAGTCAAATGAGGGGCTAATACCTCAGCTTGTTGTTGAGGGTGAAAAGCACAGGGGCCGAGCATATCTTCTTCGTCCACGCTCACTTTCTAAGTCAAAAAAGAGGAAGTTAAACCATGGAAATTGTAGTAGCCCCATTCTTCTCAGTGATGACGAGGAGTCTGAATCCCCATTTGAAGAGGGCACAGACGCTGATGACTCGACACGAGATGCTGCTCAAAAGGACAAGGTTGATGACTTGGTGAAAAAGGTTGCTGAAAAGGAAAAGGCTGATGACTCTGTGAAAAATGCTGCTCAAAAGGACAGAAAGACTCGGAAGAAGTGTATTCTTAAGGATCTCGACTTTGTGAAGTTTGTTGTTGATTCTATTATAAATGTTGATGATCATGATAAACTTGCTTCTCCTGAAGGGAAGGAACAGTTTCCTGTCAAAGAAACACTTCCGTTGATCTTCCGGTTTGAAGACGAGGATCCTCTCCTCCAGgagaaagaagaatgggaaaAAGAAATCGACAATTTATTTGCTGAAATGGACATGGGTATCTTAGAATCATGCATTGGCTTCACAAATCCATCTTTG GGTGAGAAAGTTAGCGGCTGTCAGATGGGGAGCCACCATCTTATTTTAGATGAACAAATTGGACTCATCTGTAAAGTTTGTTCACATGTGCATCTGGAGAGCAAGTACATCTACCCTGCTTTT GCTGAGAGAACCCGCGGGAGGCATGAAAGAACGTATTTCGGAGAGTCGTCACCATTCTTCGATGTTGACGGGTTTAGATTTGATGATCCTTCTGCAGTCCATGATTCTGCTATTTATGTGGAAGGAACTGTGTGGGATTTAGTTCCTCTGCATGCCAAAGCAACAATGTATCCTCATCAACGTGAAGGATTTGAGTTCATGTGGAAAAATATTGCTGGAGATATATACCTTGAGAAGCTGAGCGAGCCTTTATCTGCTAGTAGGGGAGGATGCATAATCTCACATCCACCTGGAACCGGAAAAACCCGTCTGACCATAGTATTTCTTCAGGCATTTCTGAAGCAGTTTCCAAAGTGTCGGCCTGTAATCATAGCTCCGCCCAAGTTGCTGTCTAACTGGGAAGTCGAGTTCCAGAAATGGGAGGCGGACATTCCCTTCCACAACTTGAACAACAATGATTTCTCGTGCCAAGAAGATGAAGTCACGGTTGGTCTCTACCACTGTTTATCACGTGCCGGAAGAAAAAACAAACACCATATACGTATGGTGAAGCTGAAATCCTGGGCTAAAAGTAAGAGTGTATTGGGGATCAGCTATGACTTGTTCGAGAAGCTCACGGGAGAATATGGAGATGGTTATGCCAAAGAGATTAGAGAAATACTTCTAACATTACCTGGTCTTGTAGTCCTTGAAGAAGGGCATACTCCTCGGAATGAGCAAAGCCTTCTGTATAAAGCTATGACTAAGGTTGAAACGCAGAGGCGCATACTTTTGTCTGGAACTGTCTTCCAGAATAACTTTAAAGAGTTGTACAACACCCTCCGCGTAGTTAGTCCAAAGTTTGCTGCAGAATCTGAGCAGAAATGGGCTTCTCTTAGCAATTCTATTGACACGAATTCCCGAGCATTGGAAGAGCTTAGGGATATGATTGCACCACTAATCCATATATGTAGTGAAAATGTGAAGATGAAAAGCCTTCCGGGTATAAGGGACACACTGGTATACTTGAAGCCCACAGATCTGCAGAAGAAGTTGCTCAATATGATTCCAGAGTATCCAGGCTCATTTGACTTTCGAAATATGGTGTCTCTGATCTCTGTTCATCCTTCATTAGTGGCAAATAAGAAGGTGTTCTCTGACTTAGAAAGTCAGCTAAATGAAAGAGAATGTCGGTTGGATCCAAATACTGgagtgaaaacaaaatttgtcgtTGAACTAATCCGACTCTGTGATGGCATGAGAGAGAGGGTTATAGTATTCAGCCAGTTACTTGATCCTCTAAGACTGATCAAGGAGCAACTCAATTCTCTCTTTCACTGGACTTTAGGCCGAGAGATTCTATATATGGATGGGGAACTTGACGTAAAGCAGCGCCAGAAATCAATAAGTTCTCTTAATGATCCTAAGAGTGATGCGAAAGTGCTGCTCGCATCAATAACGGCCTGTTCGGAAGGAATAAATCTTATAGGGGCCTCACGAGTAGTTTTGCTTGATGTTCACTGGAATCCCTCGGTCGAACAGCAAGCCGTCAGTCGAGCCTACAGGAATGGTCAGACTAAATTTGTGCATGTTTACTGTCCAGTGGCATCGAAATGGGAGGTTAACAAGATCGAACAGCAGACGAGGAAAAAATATCATTCTGGTGTACTTTTGTCTAGGAATGAAGTGAATACTTGCAAGACAAATCCTTCTTGTTCTGTGCTTGAGGACAACATACTAGAATCCATGGTTCAGAATGAGAGTCTCCGTCATATTTTTGAAGAGCTACCTTATGAACCCCGTGCCTATGGCTTTAGTTCTTGTAACCAACCTTCAAAAGCGAGCATTTAG